GCGTAGACAACGAAAACGCGGCCCGGGCGGCTTCAGAACCGCATCGTGTAGACCATCAGCTCCAGGCCCGGGTGCGGCTGCCAGTCCCGCGCGGGGGTGCGAACGAAGCCCAGCGCGTCGTAGATCCGGTGCGCGTGGACCATCTCCGGCCGGGTGGAGAACGCCATCCCGGCCAGTCCGAGTTCCCGGCTGCGGTCGATCGCCGCCTGCACCAGGGCGCGGCCGGCGCCGCGGCCGCGGGCCGCCGCGCCGACCGCGAGCATCCGGATCTCGCCCTCGTCCGGGGCGGCGACGTCCGCCCAGGCGGTGCCGCCGGGTGCGAAGGTCACGCAGCCGAGCACCGCCCCCGCGGCGTCGACGGCGACCAGCACCTCGGCCTCGCGGTTGCGGCGCCCGGTGTCGCTCAGCAGGTGGACGTAGTCGGAGTCCGGCGAGGTGTACCCGTCGCCGACGAACGCCTCGACGGAGACGGCCGCCGCTCCGGGGAGGTCGTGGTCGAGGGCGCGGCGGACGATCGGGGAGTGCATCCGGCCAGTGTGCCGGACGCCTCGCGGCGCGGGTCGTGCAGGTCGGGGTCGTGGGGGTAGCCGGTGGGCCGGGGCCGGTGGTCGCGGCCGGTCGGGGCGTTGCGGTCCAGGTCGCGGCCGACCAGGACGCCGAGGAGTCCGAAACTGCCGATGAGGCCCAGCAGGGCGAGCGCGGTGGTCATGGCTCCACTCTCCCGGTCGCCGCTCCCCGCGACGAGTGGCAGAAAAGCACCATTGCCACGAAATCCTGCCACTGCCATGCTGGTCCCATGCTGAGCAATGTCGCGGTGGTCGTCCTGGAGGAGATCCACCCCTTCGAACTGGGCGTCGCCTGCGAGGTGTTCGGCCTGGACCGGAGCGAGTCCGGCCTGCCCACCTACGAGTTCGCCCTGGTCGGCGACCGGACCGGCCCGATGCGCACGCACGCCGGCTTCGACGTCCACGTCCCCTACGGCCCCGAGCGGATCGCCGAGGCCGACCTGGTGATCGCCACCGCCACCGGCATCCGCGAGCAGTACCCCGCCGCGCTGATCGAGGCGCTGCGCGCCGCCCACGACCGGGGCGCGCACCTGCTGTCGATCTGCTCCGGCAGCTTCCTGCTCGGCGCGGCCGGCCTGCTCGACGGCCGCCGCTGCACCACCCACTGGCAGTACGCCGACCTGATGGCGGAGCGCTTCCCGCTCACCACCGTCGAACCCGGGGTGCTGTACGTGGACGACGAACCGGTGATCACCTCGGCGGGCACCGCCGCCGGCATCGACGCCTGCCTGCACCTGGTGCGCAAGGTGCAGGGCGCCGAGGTCGCCCGCGGCATCGCCCGCCGGATGGTGGTCGCCCCGCACCGGGACGGCGGCCAGGCCCAGTTCATCAACCGGCCGCTGCCCGAGTGCGACGCCGACTCGCTGACCGGGGTGCTGGAGTGGATGCGCCGCCACCTGGACCGGGAGACCAGCGTCGAGGACCTCGCCCGCCTCGCCCACATGTCGCCGCGCACCTTCGCCCGCCGCTTCCAGCAGGAGACCGGCACCACCCCGCACCGCTGGCTGACCGGCCAGCGGGTGCTGTTCGCGCAGCGCCTGCTGGAGTCCACCGAGGAGAGCGTGGACGCGGTCGCCGCCCGCTGCGGCTTCGGCAACGCCGCCACCCTGCGGCACCACTTCGGCCGCCGGCTCGGCACCACCCCGCAGGCCTACCGGCGGGCGTTCGGCGGCTCCGGCCGGGCCGAGCACCGGGCGGGGAGCTGACGCACCGCCGGGGAACGGCGCCCGGTCGGGACGGGCGCCGGGCGGGTCAGGACAGGTGCCCGGTCTGGTTCCAGCCGGCCGGGCGCAGCCGCCCGTCGCGGGCCCGCCACACGCTGGTCGAGCAGTTCGCCACCGGCGGCAGCGCCAGCAGCTCCTCCTCGCCGAGCCGGTCCAGCACGTGCCGCAGCATCAGCACCGTGCAGTCGTGCGCGACCACCAGGACCGGCCGTCCGGCCTCCTCCTCGCACAGGTCGCGCAGCAGGTCGCGGACCCGCAGCGCCACGTCCAGCCAGGACTCGCCGCCGGGCGGCCGGTAGTACAGCTCGCCCATCCGGCGGCGGCGCTCCGCCTCGGCCGGGTGGTCGCGCTCGATGGCGGCCTTGGTGAGCATCTCCAGCACGCCGAGCTCCCGGTCGCGCAGCCGCTCGTCGTAACGGACCGTCAGGCCGACCGGCACGGCGCCCAGCCCGGAGGCCTGGGCGAGCGCGATCCGGGCGGTCTCGGCGGTGCGCAGGTAGGGGGAGCACCACACCGAGCGGGGCCGGTCGGCGGGCGGCCGGGCGGCCCACCAGCGGCCCAGGTCGCGGGCCTGGTCCTGGCCGTGGAGGGAGAGCGGGATGTCGGCGTCCCGGGAGGTGATCGGGACGGACAGCGCGCCGGTGGCGTCCGCGTGCCGGAACTCCACGTTGGCCGTGGACTCGCCGTGCCGGGTGGCGACCAGGACCGAGGGCAGGCGTCTGCCGCCGCGGTCGGCCGGCTCCGCCTCGGGGCGGTGCCCGTTGCGTACCGTGGTGAGGTCGGTCATGCGTGGCTCCCCGTGTCGGTGGTGCTCTTCTCTCCCCGGTCTCTCCGAAATTCGGGCGGTCTTAACAGATGATCGCGCCGTCACCCCAGTGTCGACTGAGGCAACGGCGCGATCACAGGGCGCATGGGACGGCTACGCGCGCCCCTGGTGCGTCAGTGCGCCGCCGCGGGCTGCGGGGCGCGCTCCACGGCCTCGTCGCCGGACTCCGCGGAGTAGTCCGCCGGGGAGGTCTCGTCGACGCCCTCCGGGGCCTTCAGGGCCCGCAGGACCAGCGTCAGCACCACCGCCACCACCAGGTTGAGCACGAACGCGGTCAGACCGATGTAGCCGATCTCGCCGATCCCCGGGATCTTCGCGGAGTTCCCGCCGAAGTGCTTGGTGGCCGGCGAGGCGATCCCCCACGCCACCCAGGTGCCGTACACCATGCCGGCCGCCCAGCCGGCCAGCAGCGCCCAGCGGTGGAACCACCGGGTGAACAGGCCCGCGACCAGCGCCACCGCGGTCTGCAGGATCCACAGGCCGCCCAGCAGCTGCAGGTTGATCGCCGCCTGCTTGTCCATCAGCAGCACGAACGCCAGCGCGCCGACCTTCACCAGCAGCGAGGCGATCTTCGCCACCCGGGTCTCCTCGGCGGGCGTCGCCTGCGGCTTCAGGAACTCCTTGTACACGTTGCGGGTGAACAGGTTCGCCGCCGCGATCGACATGATCGCCGCCGGCACCAGCGCGCCGATCCCGATCGCCGCGAACGCCACGCCGGTGAACCAGGACGGGAACAGGTCCGCGAACAGCTGCGGCACCGCCAGCTGGCTGTTGTACTTCGGGTCGCCCTTGCTCACCCCCGCCGCGATCGCCATGAACCCGAGCAGCGCCAGCAGGCCCAGCATCAGCGAGTACGCCGGCATGATCGCCATGTTCCGGCGGACCGTGTTGCGGGACTTCGACGCCAGCACGCCGGTCACCGAGTGCGGGTACATGAACAGCGCCAGCGCCGAGCCGAACGCCAGCGTCGCGTACGCCCACTGCCCGGACGGGCCGACCACCAGCGAGCCGACCGGCTTGCCGGTCTTCGGATTGAGCGCGGCGAACTTGTGCGCCGCGGAGTCGAAGATGTGCCCGTAGCCGCCGAGCCGCATCGGGATGTAGATCACCGCCACGATGATCACGACGTAGATCAGCGCGTCCTTCACGAACGCGATCAGGGCCGGCGCCCGCAGCCCCGAGGAGTAGGTGTACGCGGCCAGCACGCCGAACGCCAGGAACAGCGGCAGGTCCTTCAGGAACCAGTTCCCGGAGCCGCCCACCCCCAGCACGTCCAGCACCGCCTGGATGCCCACCAGCTGCAGCGCGATGTACGGCATCGTCGCCAGGATGCCGGTCAGCGCCACCACCACCGACAGCGTCCGCGACCCGTACCGGCCGCGCACGAAGTCCGCCGGCGTCACGTAGCCGTGCACCCGCGACACCGACCACAGCCGGGGCAGGAACAGGAACACCAGCGGGTACGCGATGATCGTGTACGGCACCGCGAAGAACCCCGCCGCGCCGGCCGCGTAGATCGCCGCCGGCACCGCGATGAACGTGTAGGCGGTGTACAGGTCGCCGCCCAGCAGGAACCAGGTGATCCAGGTGCCGAAGCTGCGGCCGCCCAGCCCCCACTCGTGCAGGTGCTGCGCGTCGTCCGCCTTCCGCCAGCGGGCGGCCAGGAAGCCCATCACCGTCACCGCGGCGAAGAACAGCAGGAAGACCGTCATCGCGGTCCAGTCCACGTGCTTCACTTCCCGTCCCCCTCCGCCTGCGCGGGCACGGACGGGACGGACCCGGCGGAGACGGCCCGGCGGGCCGCCTCGTCACGCCGGACCAGCAGGTACGCGGCGCCGGTGAACAGCGCCGACACCGGCACCCACAGCAGCTGGTACCAGTAGAAGAACGGCATCCCGCCGAGCGCGGGCGCGGTCTTGCTGTAGGACGGCACCCACAGCATCACCACGATCGGCACCAGCAGGCACAGCCCGGCCAGCACCCGCGCGGGCGACACCGCGGGCGGTGCGCCCGCGGACGGAACTCGAGACGACGACATGAGCGGCTCCCGGATGACGAGGAGTCACCTCACTGGCGCCGCAGCGCACATCTCTGCACGCCCGCCGAGCAGCACCTTCGGGTGATCGAAAGGTCCTCGCGAGGTTAGGGCAAGCGAGTGAGCTGTGTCACTACCCCGTCAACCCGGAACCGGCGATCACCCGGAGGGAATCCCTACTCCGGGCGCTTCAGCCGGGTGATGAACTTGTACCGGTCCCCCCGGTAGATCGACCGCACCCACTCCACCGGCGCGCCGTCGGCGTCGAAGGAGTGCCGGGACAGCTGCAGCATCGGCAGGCCCAGGTCGGAGCCGAGCAGGCCGGCCTCGCGCGGGTTGGCGAGGGTGGTCTCGATGGTCTCCTCGGCCTCCGCGACGGTCACCCCGTAGACCTCGCGCAGCGCGGTGTACAGCGAGTTGTGCTTGGCGAGGTTGCGCCGCAGCGCGGGGAAGCGCTTGGCCGACAGGTGCGCCACCTCGATCGCCATCGGGTCGCCGTTGGCCAGCCGCAGGCGCTCGATCCGCAGCACCCGGCCGCCGGGCTTGATGTCCAGCAGCGGGGCGAGCCGCTCGTCGGCGGAGATGTAGGCGACCTCGACCAGCCGGGAGGTCGGCTCCAGGCCCTGCGCGCGCATGTCCTCGGTGTACGAGGTCAGCTGCAGCGCCTGGGCGACCTTCGGCTTGGCGACGAAGGTCCCCTTGCCCTGGATCCGCTCCAGCCGGCCCTCGACCACCAGCTCCTGCAGCGCCTGCCGGACGGTGGTGCGCGAGGTGTCGAACTGGGCGGCCAGCGCGCGCTCCGGCGGCACCGGGGTCCCGGCCGGCTGGGTCTCGGTCAGCTGCAGCAGGTGCCGCTTCAGGCCGTAGTACTTGGGCACCCGGGCCGTGGCGGTGGCAGGGCCGGACTGCGTCGGCACCGTGGAGCCCTCGGCGAGCGACGCCGTATCCCTGTCGCCACTCATGGCAGCTCTCACTCCTCGTTGGAGGTGGTCCTTAACGGACCCCTAAGTCCTATGTAACAGCACATGTTTGCACGCACGGGTGAGCAAGCGTGAGCTCCCGGCCGCAAACCGGTGCGCAACGGGCCCGGAACGGGGCGCGGGGCGCCCGTCCCGGGCCCGTCCCGAGTGTCTCAGCCGGCCTTGGCCGCGGTGACCGCGAGCCCGGCCAGCGCCTGGGCCGCGGCGATCGCGCAGACCCGCGAGCCGCCGTAGGTGGCGAGGGTGGTGACGCCGCGCGGGGCGAACAGCTCGGCCACCCCGTGGGCGGTGCCGATCTCCACCACCACGGCGTCCGGCCGGTGCTCGACCAGGGCGAGCGCGGCCCGGCGCATCCAGGAGTGGCGGTGCACGTCGCGCACCACCAGCACCAGCGGGCGGCCGACCGCCGCGCCGAGCAGCGGGGCGGTGTCGATCTCGGCGTCCTCGGCGGCGACGGCCACGTGCAGCAGGCCGGAGCCCTCGGTGACGGTCGCGGGCGGGGAGACCCGGCTGGAGGTGGTGCCGGGCACCAGCTCGGCCAGCGGACCGGCCACGCCCCACGGGGTCTCGTCGCCGGCCGCGATGTTCGCGCCGGGGGAGAACTCCACCACGTGCGGCACCCCGCCGAGCGGGCGGAGCTCGCCGGTGACCCGCAGCGCCCGGCGGGCGGCGGCCAGGCCCACGCCGGCCTCGGCCTGCTGGCCGACCAGCGAGGCGCGCAGCTCGGACGACCAGCGGGCGACCGCCCGGTTGCGCTCGGCGGCCTCGTACAGGCGCTCGGCGGACAGCCGGCCCTCGCGGACCGCCCACACCAGGGCGTCGCGCAGGTAGACGAAGGCGTCCTCGTCCTGCAGTCCGCCGCCGACGCAGATGGTGTCGGCGCCGGCCGCGACGGCCCGCACCGAGCCGGCCGCGACGCCGTGGGTGCCGGAGATGGCGCCCATCTCGATGCCGTCGGTGACGATCAGCCCGTCGAAGCCGAGCTCCTCGCGGAGC
The DNA window shown above is from Streptomyces sp. TLI_171 and carries:
- a CDS encoding helix-turn-helix domain-containing protein, whose product is MLSNVAVVVLEEIHPFELGVACEVFGLDRSESGLPTYEFALVGDRTGPMRTHAGFDVHVPYGPERIAEADLVIATATGIREQYPAALIEALRAAHDRGAHLLSICSGSFLLGAAGLLDGRRCTTHWQYADLMAERFPLTTVEPGVLYVDDEPVITSAGTAAGIDACLHLVRKVQGAEVARGIARRMVVAPHRDGGQAQFINRPLPECDADSLTGVLEWMRRHLDRETSVEDLARLAHMSPRTFARRFQQETGTTPHRWLTGQRVLFAQRLLESTEESVDAVAARCGFGNAATLRHHFGRRLGTTPQAYRRAFGGSGRAEHRAGS
- the mctP gene encoding monocarboxylate uptake permease MctP codes for the protein MTVFLLFFAAVTVMGFLAARWRKADDAQHLHEWGLGGRSFGTWITWFLLGGDLYTAYTFIAVPAAIYAAGAAGFFAVPYTIIAYPLVFLFLPRLWSVSRVHGYVTPADFVRGRYGSRTLSVVVALTGILATMPYIALQLVGIQAVLDVLGVGGSGNWFLKDLPLFLAFGVLAAYTYSSGLRAPALIAFVKDALIYVVIIVAVIYIPMRLGGYGHIFDSAAHKFAALNPKTGKPVGSLVVGPSGQWAYATLAFGSALALFMYPHSVTGVLASKSRNTVRRNMAIMPAYSLMLGLLALLGFMAIAAGVSKGDPKYNSQLAVPQLFADLFPSWFTGVAFAAIGIGALVPAAIMSIAAANLFTRNVYKEFLKPQATPAEETRVAKIASLLVKVGALAFVLLMDKQAAINLQLLGGLWILQTAVALVAGLFTRWFHRWALLAGWAAGMVYGTWVAWGIASPATKHFGGNSAKIPGIGEIGYIGLTAFVLNLVVAVVLTLVLRALKAPEGVDETSPADYSAESGDEAVERAPQPAAAH
- a CDS encoding GNAT family N-acetyltransferase; the protein is MHSPIVRRALDHDLPGAAAVSVEAFVGDGYTSPDSDYVHLLSDTGRRNREAEVLVAVDAAGAVLGCVTFAPGGTAWADVAAPDEGEIRMLAVGAAARGRGAGRALVQAAIDRSRELGLAGMAFSTRPEMVHAHRIYDALGFVRTPARDWQPHPGLELMVYTMRF
- a CDS encoding DUF3311 domain-containing protein, which encodes MSSSRVPSAGAPPAVSPARVLAGLCLLVPIVVMLWVPSYSKTAPALGGMPFFYWYQLLWVPVSALFTGAAYLLVRRDEAARRAVSAGSVPSVPAQAEGDGK
- a CDS encoding GntR family transcriptional regulator, giving the protein MSGDRDTASLAEGSTVPTQSGPATATARVPKYYGLKRHLLQLTETQPAGTPVPPERALAAQFDTSRTTVRQALQELVVEGRLERIQGKGTFVAKPKVAQALQLTSYTEDMRAQGLEPTSRLVEVAYISADERLAPLLDIKPGGRVLRIERLRLANGDPMAIEVAHLSAKRFPALRRNLAKHNSLYTALREVYGVTVAEAEETIETTLANPREAGLLGSDLGLPMLQLSRHSFDADGAPVEWVRSIYRGDRYKFITRLKRPE
- a CDS encoding glycoside hydrolase family 3 protein; the encoded protein is MPGTESADLLRDAGAVLQPGFAGLTAPEWLRRRLGDGELGGVALFGRNIRTPQQVAALTSELYALNGDLLVATDEEGGDVTRLEVTSGSSYPGNLALGEVDDTDLTERVARSIGFDLAGVGVNLNYAPDADVNSNPDNPVIGVRSFGGDGDLAARHTAAYVRGLQSAGVAACAKHFPGHGDTAGDSHLGLPRIDLAADQFAEHLLPFRAAIAAGVKSIMTAHILFDAYDAQLPATMSQRILTGLLREELGFDGLIVTDGIEMGAISGTHGVAAGSVRAVAAGADTICVGGGLQDEDAFVYLRDALVWAVREGRLSAERLYEAAERNRAVARWSSELRASLVGQQAEAGVGLAAARRALRVTGELRPLGGVPHVVEFSPGANIAAGDETPWGVAGPLAELVPGTTSSRVSPPATVTEGSGLLHVAVAAEDAEIDTAPLLGAAVGRPLVLVVRDVHRHSWMRRAALALVEHRPDAVVVEIGTAHGVAELFAPRGVTTLATYGGSRVCAIAAAQALAGLAVTAAKAG
- a CDS encoding histidine phosphatase family protein — protein: MTDLTTVRNGHRPEAEPADRGGRRLPSVLVATRHGESTANVEFRHADATGALSVPITSRDADIPLSLHGQDQARDLGRWWAARPPADRPRSVWCSPYLRTAETARIALAQASGLGAVPVGLTVRYDERLRDRELGVLEMLTKAAIERDHPAEAERRRRMGELYYRPPGGESWLDVALRVRDLLRDLCEEEAGRPVLVVAHDCTVLMLRHVLDRLGEEELLALPPVANCSTSVWRARDGRLRPAGWNQTGHLS